Proteins encoded by one window of Flagellimonas lutaonensis:
- a CDS encoding HD domain-containing protein: MSQTNKLNIFNDPIYGFIGTQNELIFSLVEHPYFQRLRRISQMGMSYLVFPGAHHTRFHHALGSMYLMQRAIEVLRLKGVAISDDEENGLLCAILLHDIGHGPFSHALENSLVHGIAHEQLSLRFMGHLNKEHDGGLDIALQIFQGTYPRKFMNQLVSSQLDMDRMDYLKRDSFYTGVTEGNINSERLITMLNVVDEGLVVEEKGIYAVEKFLMARRFMYWQVYLHKTSLMAELLLVKILKRARHLVEKGVQLEASEPLKFFLYETIALKDFDDTVLDTFAKLDDIDVLSAIKKWQDSDDFVLSKMCKMLLDRRLLKIKLKNKPVAQKKMDKKLEWVKYNYSLSAEEASYFVFAGMVKNQAYDSEYQKINILEKSGKVTDLTKASDHINPSSFSLTTTKYYLCFPKESV; this comes from the coding sequence TTGTCCCAGACCAACAAGCTCAACATATTCAACGATCCAATTTACGGTTTTATTGGCACTCAGAATGAACTAATTTTCAGTCTGGTCGAGCATCCGTATTTTCAGCGATTGCGGCGCATTTCGCAGATGGGCATGTCGTATCTGGTGTTTCCCGGGGCCCATCATACGCGGTTCCACCATGCTTTGGGCAGTATGTACCTGATGCAGCGGGCCATTGAGGTGTTGCGGTTAAAGGGTGTTGCTATTTCGGATGATGAAGAGAACGGACTTTTATGTGCCATTTTACTGCACGACATTGGCCACGGCCCTTTTTCGCACGCATTGGAAAATTCATTGGTCCATGGCATTGCCCACGAACAGCTGTCGTTACGTTTTATGGGGCACCTGAACAAAGAGCATGATGGTGGGTTAGACATTGCGTTACAAATTTTTCAGGGGACGTATCCGAGAAAGTTCATGAATCAATTGGTCTCGAGCCAGTTGGATATGGATCGTATGGATTATCTAAAACGCGACAGTTTCTATACGGGGGTAACCGAGGGCAACATCAACTCAGAACGGCTCATTACCATGCTCAATGTAGTGGATGAAGGGCTGGTAGTGGAAGAAAAAGGCATTTATGCCGTCGAAAAATTTTTGATGGCCAGACGGTTCATGTACTGGCAGGTATACCTGCACAAGACCAGTTTAATGGCCGAACTGCTGTTGGTGAAAATATTGAAGAGAGCACGCCATTTGGTCGAAAAGGGAGTTCAACTAGAGGCAAGCGAACCATTGAAGTTCTTTTTGTACGAAACGATTGCCCTGAAAGACTTTGATGATACCGTACTAGATACATTTGCCAAACTTGACGATATAGATGTACTATCGGCCATAAAAAAGTGGCAGGATAGCGACGATTTTGTACTATCCAAGATGTGTAAGATGCTTCTCGATCGAAGGTTGCTGAAGATAAAACTGAAGAACAAACCGGTGGCGCAAAAGAAAATGGACAAAAAATTGGAGTGGGTCAAATACAACTACTCATTGAGTGCTGAAGAAGCGTCCTATTTTGTGTTCGCTGGTATGGTAAAAAACCAAGCCTATGATAGTGAATACCAAAAAATAAACATATTGGAAAAAAGCGGAAAGGTGACCGACCTGACAAAAGCCTCTGACCACATTAATCCTAGCTCTTTCTCGCTTACCACAACAAAATATTACCTCTGTTTCCCCAAGGAAAGCGTTTGA
- the lpxD gene encoding UDP-3-O-(3-hydroxymyristoyl)glucosamine N-acyltransferase — protein sequence MKFTATQIAGILEGEVEGNPQTAVHKLSKIEEGEKGSLTFLANPKYTPYIYSTKASITIVNKDFVPEQKLSTTLIKVDDAYKSFSKLLEYYNQVKNNKVGIENPSYISETAEYGEGFYLGAFSYLGDNVKIGKNVKVYPNVYIGDNVSIGDNVMVFAGAKIYSESIIGDNCVIHSGAIIGADGFGFTPDENGEYSKVPQTGNVILEDNVDVGAGTTIDRATLGSTILRKGVKLDNQIQIAHNVEIGEHTAIAAQTGIAGSTKIGKNCLIGGQVGIVGHITIGDRVKVQAQSGIGRNVKDDEVLQGSPAINYGDFNKSYVHFKNLPKIINRINDLEKRSDSDTDKQ from the coding sequence ATGAAATTTACGGCCACCCAAATTGCTGGAATACTGGAGGGAGAAGTTGAGGGAAATCCTCAAACGGCCGTCCATAAGCTATCAAAAATTGAGGAGGGCGAAAAGGGATCATTGACCTTTTTGGCGAATCCGAAGTATACGCCTTACATCTATTCCACAAAGGCTTCCATTACCATTGTCAACAAAGATTTTGTGCCAGAACAAAAGCTTTCGACCACCCTTATCAAGGTTGATGATGCCTATAAATCCTTCTCAAAACTATTGGAATATTACAATCAGGTAAAAAATAATAAAGTAGGCATCGAAAACCCATCGTACATCTCAGAAACAGCTGAATATGGCGAGGGATTTTATCTGGGTGCCTTTTCATATCTGGGCGATAATGTGAAAATTGGCAAGAACGTAAAGGTCTACCCCAATGTCTATATTGGTGACAATGTCAGCATTGGCGACAACGTAATGGTTTTTGCCGGTGCCAAGATCTACTCAGAATCCATCATAGGTGACAATTGCGTAATACACAGTGGGGCCATTATAGGTGCCGATGGTTTTGGGTTTACGCCAGATGAAAACGGTGAATATAGCAAGGTACCGCAGACCGGCAACGTAATCTTGGAAGACAATGTCGATGTTGGTGCTGGTACCACTATAGATAGGGCCACACTGGGTTCGACCATTCTTCGAAAAGGGGTCAAGTTGGACAATCAGATTCAAATCGCCCATAATGTCGAGATTGGCGAACATACCGCGATCGCGGCCCAAACCGGTATTGCGGGTTCTACCAAAATTGGAAAAAATTGTCTTATCGGTGGTCAAGTGGGTATCGTGGGGCACATTACCATAGGCGATAGGGTAAAGGTCCAGGCCCAATCCGGTATCGGCAGAAATGTGAAAGATGACGAGGTATTGCAGGGATCGCCGGCCATAAACTACGGAGACTTCAACAAATCATACGTACACTTCAAGAACCTACCGAAAATCATTAATCGAATAAATGACCTAGAAAAACGGAGTGACAGTGATACAGACAAGCAGTAA
- a CDS encoding bifunctional UDP-3-O-[3-hydroxymyristoyl] N-acetylglucosamine deacetylase/3-hydroxyacyl-ACP dehydratase, producing MTVIQTSSKQKTIKKPISLKGVGLHTGENVTMTFLPAEPNHGFAFKRIDLEGEPVIEADANYVVNTQRGTNLEKNGVKIQTSEHVLAALVGMDIDNVLIELDAPEPPIMDGSAKFFVEALEEAGIEEQDADREEFVVKDVISYKDEATGSEITVIPADEYQVTTMVDFGTKVLGTQNATLEHISDFKNEIANARTFSFLHELEMLLEHGLIKGGDLNNAIVYVDKEISESTMKKLEKAFNKKKLSVKPNGILDNLTLHYPNEAARHKLLDVVGDLALVGMRIRGKVIANKPGHFVNTQFAKKLSKIIKIEKRNNVPNYDLNKPPLMDVTQIMKMLPHRPPFLLVDKILELTDKHVVGVKNVTMNEPFFVGHFPGAPVMPGVLQVEAMAQTGGILVLSTVPDPENYLTYFIKINNVRFKQQVVPGDTLIFDCDLISPIRRGICHMQAYAYANGKLATEAELMAQIVKVKNN from the coding sequence GTGACAGTGATACAGACAAGCAGTAAGCAAAAAACCATTAAGAAACCGATTTCATTGAAAGGAGTCGGGTTGCATACCGGCGAGAATGTAACCATGACCTTCTTGCCCGCAGAGCCCAATCATGGTTTTGCCTTTAAAAGGATAGACCTTGAAGGGGAGCCCGTTATAGAGGCCGACGCCAATTACGTGGTCAATACACAGAGAGGCACCAATCTTGAAAAAAACGGGGTTAAAATACAGACCTCAGAGCATGTACTGGCCGCTTTGGTAGGCATGGACATCGACAACGTGCTGATCGAGCTCGACGCCCCTGAACCTCCCATTATGGACGGTTCGGCAAAGTTTTTTGTGGAAGCACTGGAGGAGGCAGGAATCGAAGAGCAAGATGCCGACCGTGAAGAGTTTGTGGTCAAAGATGTGATCTCTTATAAAGATGAGGCCACGGGCAGTGAAATAACAGTAATTCCGGCAGATGAATATCAGGTGACCACCATGGTCGATTTCGGCACCAAGGTATTGGGTACCCAAAACGCCACACTTGAGCACATAAGTGATTTTAAGAACGAAATTGCAAATGCCAGAACGTTCAGTTTTCTACATGAACTTGAAATGTTGTTGGAGCATGGCCTTATTAAAGGTGGAGATCTGAACAATGCCATTGTTTACGTGGACAAGGAGATTTCTGAGTCTACCATGAAAAAATTGGAGAAGGCCTTCAACAAGAAGAAACTTTCGGTGAAGCCCAATGGTATATTAGATAATTTAACACTCCACTATCCGAATGAGGCAGCTCGGCACAAACTTTTGGATGTTGTGGGCGATCTTGCCCTTGTTGGAATGCGTATCAGGGGTAAGGTAATAGCAAACAAGCCTGGGCACTTTGTAAATACCCAATTCGCCAAGAAGCTTTCCAAAATAATCAAGATCGAAAAGCGCAACAACGTACCGAACTATGATTTGAACAAACCCCCGTTGATGGATGTTACACAAATCATGAAAATGTTGCCCCACCGGCCCCCATTTCTGTTGGTCGATAAAATTTTGGAATTGACAGACAAACATGTTGTCGGGGTGAAAAATGTGACCATGAACGAGCCCTTTTTTGTGGGGCATTTTCCTGGGGCACCCGTTATGCCGGGTGTTTTGCAGGTAGAGGCCATGGCCCAGACCGGTGGTATTTTGGTGCTGAGTACGGTGCCAGACCCCGAGAATTACCTCACCTACTTTATAAAGATTAACAATGTCAGGTTCAAACAACAGGTCGTTCCAGGAGATACATTGATATTTGATTGCGATTTGATTTCTCCGATTCGAAGAGGCATTTGCCACATGCAGGCATATGCCTATGCCAATGGTAAATTGGCGACCGAGGCAGAATTGATGGCCCAAATCGTGAAAGTAAAAAATAATTAA
- the lpxA gene encoding acyl-ACP--UDP-N-acetylglucosamine O-acyltransferase: MNQPLAYVHPGAKIAKNVVIEPFTTIHNNVTIGEGTWIGSNVTIMEGARIGKNCNIFPGAIISAPPQDLKYQGEETTVHIGDNTTIRECATINKGTADRMKTVIGNNCLIMAYCHVAHDCLIGDGCIFSNNSTLAGHVTIGDNVVLAGMVAVHQFVSIGRHAFVTGGSLVRKDVPPYVKAAREPLSYVGINSVGLRRRGFEAEKIREIQNIYRILYQKHYNNSQAAEIIEAEMEATPERDEILQFIRDSQRGIMKGYFSTN; encoded by the coding sequence ATGAACCAACCCCTTGCATACGTTCATCCCGGGGCAAAAATTGCCAAGAATGTGGTCATCGAGCCGTTCACGACCATCCATAACAACGTCACCATTGGTGAGGGCACGTGGATCGGTTCCAATGTGACCATTATGGAAGGTGCCCGTATCGGTAAGAACTGCAATATTTTTCCCGGAGCCATTATTTCGGCTCCGCCACAAGATCTAAAGTACCAAGGTGAGGAAACCACCGTGCACATTGGTGACAACACTACCATTCGTGAGTGCGCCACCATCAACAAGGGCACTGCAGATAGAATGAAGACCGTAATCGGCAATAACTGTTTGATTATGGCCTATTGCCACGTAGCGCATGACTGCCTAATAGGTGATGGCTGCATATTTTCGAACAATTCGACCCTTGCAGGCCATGTTACCATAGGCGATAATGTGGTGTTGGCGGGTATGGTGGCCGTGCATCAATTTGTTTCAATCGGCAGGCATGCCTTTGTGACCGGAGGTTCATTGGTAAGAAAAGATGTGCCACCTTACGTCAAGGCCGCACGTGAGCCATTGTCATATGTGGGCATTAATTCCGTTGGCCTTCGCCGAAGAGGGTTCGAGGCAGAGAAAATCCGTGAGATACAGAACATTTACAGAATACTTTACCAAAAGCATTACAACAACTCACAAGCGGCCGAAATTATTGAGGCCGAAATGGAGGCTACCCCCGAGAGAGATGAAATTCTTCAGTTTATAAGGGATTCGCAACGAGGTATTATGAAAGGATATTTCAGTACAAACTAA
- the efp gene encoding elongation factor P produces the protein MANTSDIRKGLCIRYNNDIYKIVEFLHVKPGKGPAFVRTKLKSVTSGKVIDNTFSAGHKIEDVRVETRSYQFLYSEGDTYHFMNTDDYNQIALQESNLDAPDLLKEGEVVTIIFNAEDNMPLSVEMPASVILEVTHTEPGVKGNTATNATKPATVETGARINVPLFINEGDKIKVDTSNSSYLERAKE, from the coding sequence ATGGCAAATACATCAGATATTCGAAAAGGATTGTGCATCCGATACAATAACGACATTTATAAAATAGTCGAGTTTTTGCACGTAAAACCTGGAAAGGGCCCTGCTTTCGTGCGTACAAAATTGAAGAGTGTCACTTCAGGAAAGGTCATAGACAATACTTTTTCTGCTGGGCATAAGATTGAAGATGTCAGGGTCGAGACTCGTTCGTATCAATTTTTGTATTCAGAAGGTGATACCTATCATTTTATGAATACTGATGACTACAACCAGATTGCATTGCAAGAAAGCAATTTGGATGCCCCGGATCTATTGAAAGAGGGCGAAGTGGTCACCATTATTTTCAATGCTGAGGACAATATGCCACTTTCGGTTGAAATGCCCGCCAGTGTCATCCTCGAAGTAACACACACCGAACCAGGGGTAAAAGGCAATACAGCAACCAATGCCACCAAGCCTGCCACTGTAGAGACCGGGGCAAGGATCAATGTGCCTTTGTTCATCAATGAAGGAGATAAAATAAAGGTAGATACTTCGAACAGTTCATACCTAGAACGGGCCAAAGAATAG
- a CDS encoding UDP-3-O-(3-hydroxymyristoyl)glucosamine N-acyltransferase, translating to MKFPRPYMLSEIAGIIDSEYIGEDDFPVLGLNEIHVVEKGDIVFVDHPKYYDKALQSKASVVLINKKVECPKGKALLISDDPFSDFNKLTLYFNPFTSASASISKSAQIGEGTVVQPNVFIGNNVKIGKHCLIHPNVTIYDDCVIGDHVTIHAGTVLGADAFYYKNRPEGFDKLVSGGNVVIEDHVDIGAGCTIDRGVTGSTTIKEGSKLDNQIQVGHDTVIGRKCLIASQVGIAGCVVVEDEVILWGQVGVTSGATIGKGAVILAQTGIAKSLEGGKTYFGSPAEEAREKMKQLAGVRQIPTIIEKLKKIDN from the coding sequence ATGAAATTTCCACGACCATATATGCTCAGCGAAATTGCGGGTATTATTGATTCCGAGTACATCGGTGAAGATGATTTTCCGGTATTGGGGCTGAACGAGATACATGTGGTCGAGAAGGGAGACATCGTGTTTGTGGACCATCCGAAGTATTATGACAAGGCGCTGCAGTCCAAGGCCAGTGTGGTACTTATAAACAAAAAGGTTGAGTGCCCCAAAGGAAAGGCCCTACTCATTTCAGATGACCCATTCAGTGATTTTAATAAGCTGACCCTATATTTCAATCCGTTTACGAGTGCCAGTGCAAGTATCTCAAAATCTGCACAAATCGGTGAGGGTACGGTAGTACAGCCCAATGTCTTTATTGGAAACAACGTAAAAATTGGCAAACATTGTCTCATCCATCCAAACGTTACCATCTACGATGATTGCGTTATAGGCGACCACGTTACGATTCATGCTGGCACCGTCTTGGGCGCCGATGCCTTTTACTACAAAAACCGGCCTGAGGGTTTCGACAAACTGGTGTCAGGAGGCAACGTTGTGATTGAAGACCATGTTGATATTGGTGCTGGGTGCACCATTGACCGCGGTGTCACCGGTAGCACGACAATAAAAGAAGGTTCAAAATTGGATAATCAGATTCAAGTGGGCCATGACACCGTGATCGGCAGAAAATGCCTGATTGCCTCCCAAGTTGGCATTGCGGGCTGTGTGGTGGTGGAAGATGAGGTCATTTTATGGGGACAAGTAGGTGTCACCAGTGGCGCTACCATAGGTAAGGGCGCCGTTATTTTGGCCCAGACGGGTATTGCAAAATCGTTGGAAGGTGGCAAAACCTATTTTGGAAGCCCGGCCGAGGAAGCCCGTGAAAAGATGAAACAATTGGCAGGTGTTCGGCAGATACCCACTATCATCGAAAAGTTAAAAAAGATTGATAATTGA